The following proteins are co-located in the Bradyrhizobium sp. AZCC 2176 genome:
- a CDS encoding DNA-binding transcriptional regulator, with product MPLKSDKVEAASRTLLLLEELNRHRVTSIDRLHKATGLPKSTVVRLMKSLCAMGYAANDRRQGGYAVASRVKSLSNGFHGDPLVVEAARPWALAFTRQYHWPIAIAVLDRSSVVVRFSTIPDSPVSPFHGTLNMHLSLLGRALGRAYLAFCPVSERAMLLDMLTRSQENEDKLATERKRALSLLATIRKQGFAERDPMVEPRTSGTIAVPILVDRRVLATVGMTYFISALDRADVVQRYVPLVKALADNIAASVSSLQQ from the coding sequence ATGCCACTCAAGTCCGACAAAGTTGAAGCCGCCTCGCGCACGCTCCTGCTGCTGGAGGAACTCAATCGCCACCGCGTCACCTCGATCGATCGCCTGCACAAGGCGACGGGGCTGCCCAAGTCGACGGTGGTGCGGTTGATGAAGTCGCTCTGCGCGATGGGCTATGCCGCCAACGACCGCCGGCAAGGCGGCTACGCGGTCGCCTCGCGGGTCAAATCGCTGAGCAATGGCTTTCACGGCGACCCGCTTGTGGTGGAGGCCGCGCGCCCATGGGCGCTCGCTTTTACGCGGCAATATCACTGGCCGATCGCCATCGCTGTGCTCGACAGGAGTTCTGTCGTGGTCCGCTTCAGCACGATTCCCGACAGCCCGGTCTCGCCGTTTCACGGCACCCTCAACATGCACCTCAGCCTGCTCGGCCGGGCGCTGGGGCGCGCCTACCTGGCATTTTGCCCCGTGAGCGAGCGGGCGATGCTGCTCGACATGCTGACGCGATCGCAGGAAAACGAAGACAAGCTCGCCACCGAGCGCAAGCGAGCACTGTCTTTGCTGGCGACAATCCGCAAGCAAGGTTTTGCCGAACGCGACCCGATGGTCGAGCCGCGCACGTCCGGCACGATCGCGGTTCCCATCCTCGTCGACCGGCGCGTGCTCGCCACCGTCGGCATGACTTACTTCATATCAGCGCTCGACCGCGCAGACGTCGTCCAGCGCTACGTGCCTCTCGTGAAGGCGCTTGCCGACAACATCGCTGCGAGCGTCTCGTCGTTGCAGCAATAG